In the Corynebacterium kroppenstedtii genome, one interval contains:
- a CDS encoding FecCD family ABC transporter permease, with product MTSTVKLWVLVGASLVALFVSILFSITLGPLDVSMTDAWRVVAFKLGLSSTPEGVTLLEQNAIWELRMPRALLAAVAGAALSICGAVLQSLLRNGLADPYLLGISSGASAGAVVVVLTASTAASFVMASGAFVGALAAFSLVLLLAWAAGNGNHNIILAGVAITQLFSALTSFLIMFSADANTTRGVLFWMLGSLASSSWQTVALSAAIFAVSFVVLFCHSTALDAFTFGADSAASLGINVKRVRMVVIGVASLLAATIVSSSGAIGFVGLVLPHAARLIVGTGHRRVLPVSAALGAILLVWVDALGRTVAAPVEIPVGVITALVGVPLFIALLVKQGRGSRTHV from the coding sequence GTGACCTCGACAGTCAAACTCTGGGTTCTCGTTGGCGCATCGCTGGTAGCTCTCTTTGTCTCAATTCTGTTTTCCATCACTTTGGGTCCCTTGGATGTTTCGATGACCGATGCATGGAGAGTTGTCGCCTTCAAATTGGGGCTTAGTTCGACGCCCGAAGGCGTCACTCTTTTAGAGCAAAACGCAATTTGGGAATTGCGGATGCCACGCGCATTGCTGGCTGCGGTAGCAGGTGCTGCACTCTCTATATGTGGTGCCGTGCTGCAGTCTTTGTTGCGCAATGGTTTGGCCGACCCCTACCTGCTTGGTATCAGTTCTGGAGCTTCGGCTGGGGCTGTGGTGGTCGTTCTTACTGCCTCGACGGCGGCGTCATTTGTGATGGCGTCGGGAGCTTTCGTGGGAGCACTAGCGGCGTTTTCGCTTGTCCTTCTTCTCGCCTGGGCGGCGGGGAATGGTAACCACAACATTATTCTCGCGGGGGTTGCCATTACTCAGCTCTTCTCCGCTCTCACTAGTTTTCTCATCATGTTTTCAGCGGACGCGAACACCACACGTGGAGTGTTGTTTTGGATGTTGGGGTCTTTGGCTAGTTCATCCTGGCAGACAGTGGCTCTTAGCGCTGCCATCTTCGCGGTCAGCTTCGTGGTGCTCTTTTGTCATTCGACGGCGCTAGACGCCTTCACCTTCGGCGCCGATAGCGCGGCGTCACTGGGCATCAATGTCAAGCGTGTCCGCATGGTGGTTATTGGCGTCGCCTCCCTTTTAGCCGCGACGATCGTGTCTAGTTCCGGGGCGATTGGTTTCGTCGGCCTGGTCCTTCCACATGCCGCTCGGCTGATTGTGGGAACCGGTCACCGCCGGGTGCTTCCTGTCTCTGCTGCTCTGGGTGCCATTCTGTTGGTCTGGGTCGACGCCCTGGGCAGAACGGTTGCTGCGCCTGTCGAGATTCCCGTGGGCGTCATCACGGCCCTCGTGGGTGTCCCGTTGTTCATCGCTCTGTTGGTTAAGCAGGGTAGGGGGAGTCGTACTCATGTCTAA
- a CDS encoding ABC transporter substrate-binding protein, producing the protein MRGFPLFSHTDLDHSSKIPTLTSQSVSNRRITRKRGLSVAILASVTMLGVAGCQSGNESSNDAEKSASDSASSKGDQSGDYPVTLKNCGRDLEIKQKPERVVALNQGVTEELLSMGFGDRVVGTATWTDPILDNLKAANDKIKRLSDNNASMETVLDQNPDFVAATFAQTLADSGSGSYESYKKVGVPAYLDHTECTKSDKPGDNGDGGRKEKLRMSDIYTDIHDLAEIMGDKAAGDELQKKLEDRIANLSSSSKDIPSGTSVAFWFANSESPYMAGGKGAPQIIADQLGLKNVFEDNSEEWPQIGWEAIAAKDPDYLVVGDLTRKQQTAETAKEKIKFLKNNPVTKNMKAVKNDHLIVVAGGDLNPGIRTVDGMEKVAHALADGNQNDGQGSSADNPPSEQGKKEE; encoded by the coding sequence ATGCGCGGTTTCCCACTCTTTTCCCACACAGATCTCGACCATTCGTCGAAGATTCCGACACTAACAAGCCAATCAGTAAGCAATCGCCGAATAACGCGGAAACGCGGATTGAGCGTGGCTATTCTCGCGTCGGTAACCATGCTGGGAGTGGCCGGTTGTCAGTCGGGAAATGAATCCTCAAATGATGCAGAAAAGTCAGCATCGGATAGCGCTTCGTCGAAGGGTGATCAATCGGGAGACTATCCGGTTACCCTGAAGAATTGCGGCCGGGATTTGGAGATTAAGCAAAAACCTGAACGCGTCGTTGCTTTAAACCAAGGTGTGACCGAGGAATTATTGTCAATGGGCTTCGGTGATCGAGTTGTTGGTACAGCGACCTGGACCGATCCTATTTTGGATAATCTCAAGGCTGCCAATGACAAGATCAAACGTTTATCCGATAACAACGCCTCGATGGAGACAGTTCTCGATCAAAACCCGGATTTTGTAGCCGCGACATTTGCGCAAACGTTGGCTGATAGTGGTTCCGGAAGTTACGAGAGCTATAAGAAGGTCGGTGTACCGGCATATCTCGATCACACGGAATGCACGAAGTCGGATAAGCCGGGTGATAATGGCGACGGTGGTCGGAAAGAAAAACTCCGGATGTCTGATATCTATACAGATATTCACGATCTCGCCGAGATCATGGGTGACAAAGCCGCAGGTGATGAGCTCCAAAAGAAATTAGAGGACCGCATTGCCAACCTCAGCTCTTCAAGTAAAGACATTCCTTCCGGGACGTCTGTAGCCTTTTGGTTTGCCAATTCAGAAAGCCCTTACATGGCAGGGGGTAAAGGAGCGCCCCAGATTATTGCTGACCAGCTTGGGCTCAAAAACGTGTTTGAGGATAATTCGGAAGAATGGCCACAAATTGGATGGGAAGCCATAGCCGCGAAAGACCCCGATTATCTCGTTGTGGGAGACCTCACTCGTAAACAGCAAACTGCTGAGACTGCGAAGGAAAAGATCAAATTCCTTAAAAATAATCCGGTCACGAAGAATATGAAGGCAGTGAAGAATGACCACTTGATTGTGGTTGCCGGCGGTGACCTCAACCCTGGTATTCGTACCGTCGATGGTATGGAAAAGGTTGCTCATGCCCTTGCTGATGGCAATCAGAATGATGGTCAGGGCTCCTCAGCGGACAATCCCCCATCAGAACAGGGGAAGAAAGAAGAGTGA
- a CDS encoding MFS transporter, with amino-acid sequence MLQEKTARQLSFRALPPQPLLPADEIAHKYPRLRLQVFMGIFIGYAGFYLVRNNISPVAALIKNDGILDTVAIGIIANAVYISYGLSKFMMATLSDRANARLFMPVGLALSGITNILLGTIPALHATVAIFTLVMFINGWFQGMGWPPSGRALVHWFSTTERGWKTAIWNCAHNVGGAGVGISIAWALSITGNQWQSAFWLPGIISLIVALIAFLLIRDTPESEGLPPIEEYRNDPAKTEAIDDSEITNQSTFTIIWRHILTNRVMVLLALANIFIYVLRYGILSWTPVYLHDIHGASLNGSIAGFSTFEIAGIIGTLICGWVTDKIFRGYRTSTGILFLSAVALCTLAYWLTPHNSPLWIPLLLVSLIGGLIYGPVMLIGLQAIDLAPRNIAGTAAGFTGLMGYVVGATLASTGIGFIIKHWGWNVTFIFLLVCAFIAIALIVGVGKDEKLLMEHHSNASAAPADAPDTTEVAEATANSTNAQRKDEGAK; translated from the coding sequence GTGTTACAAGAGAAAACGGCGCGCCAACTATCCTTCCGCGCGCTCCCACCACAACCCCTGCTCCCCGCAGACGAAATCGCCCATAAATACCCACGACTCCGCCTGCAAGTATTCATGGGGATATTCATTGGATATGCAGGCTTTTACCTGGTCAGAAATAACATTTCACCGGTTGCCGCCCTAATCAAGAACGACGGCATCCTCGATACGGTCGCCATCGGAATTATTGCCAACGCCGTCTATATCTCCTATGGCCTTTCCAAATTCATGATGGCCACGCTGTCTGACCGAGCGAACGCACGACTGTTCATGCCGGTAGGTCTGGCGTTATCAGGCATCACCAATATCCTTCTGGGAACTATCCCCGCGCTCCACGCCACAGTAGCTATCTTCACCCTCGTCATGTTCATCAACGGGTGGTTCCAAGGAATGGGATGGCCTCCTTCTGGGCGCGCCCTTGTCCATTGGTTTTCGACGACAGAGCGCGGGTGGAAAACGGCGATCTGGAACTGCGCTCACAACGTTGGCGGTGCCGGCGTCGGCATCTCGATCGCATGGGCGTTGTCCATCACCGGAAACCAATGGCAATCGGCGTTTTGGCTTCCAGGCATTATCTCACTAATTGTTGCTCTCATTGCTTTCCTATTAATTAGGGACACCCCTGAATCCGAAGGCCTCCCTCCCATTGAGGAGTACCGGAACGACCCAGCCAAAACCGAAGCAATCGACGACAGCGAAATTACGAACCAATCGACCTTCACCATCATTTGGCGCCACATCTTGACCAACCGCGTCATGGTGCTCTTAGCACTGGCCAACATCTTTATCTACGTTCTCCGCTACGGAATCCTCAGTTGGACGCCCGTGTATCTCCACGACATCCATGGCGCGAGCCTCAATGGCTCGATAGCCGGATTCTCAACCTTCGAAATTGCCGGAATTATTGGCACACTCATATGTGGCTGGGTTACGGATAAAATCTTCCGCGGATATCGCACAAGCACCGGGATTCTCTTTCTCAGCGCGGTTGCTCTATGCACGCTTGCCTACTGGCTCACCCCTCATAATTCCCCCTTGTGGATTCCCCTGCTGTTAGTCAGCCTTATCGGCGGACTCATTTACGGACCCGTCATGTTGATTGGACTTCAAGCCATCGACCTCGCTCCACGAAATATTGCAGGTACAGCGGCTGGATTCACCGGGCTTATGGGGTACGTAGTTGGTGCAACGCTTGCCTCCACAGGAATCGGATTTATCATCAAACACTGGGGATGGAATGTCACTTTCATTTTCCTACTTGTCTGTGCCTTCATCGCTATTGCTCTTATTGTCGGCGTCGGCAAAGACGAGAAATTGCTAATGGAGCATCATTCCAACGCTAGCGCGGCCCCGGCCGACGCGCCCGACACAACTGAGGTAGCCGAAGCAACCGCCAACAGCACCAACGCGCAAAGGAAAGACGAAGGAGCCAAGTAA
- a CDS encoding glycerophosphodiester phosphodiesterase family protein: MRTPRARIYTAALLLTAVGSLAACSNPDNDNDNSSTAPASETMTQSAEKTSGNHVDLASFDLQAHRGGRGENTEESKQAFETAIDEGARTLEMDIVLTKDGVPAVWHDPKIDDEKCSDTQPATPDDPQFPYVGKNVHDLRWDQISTLKCDKKLADFPDQKVAPDNHILKLNDVFDLVKEKGADVRYNIETKIEADKREVSATPEEFVSTIMGVVDQYGVRDKVTIQSFDWRSLKLLKEQQPDVTLAALYDETTWKKGSPWLADYTYEKYDGDALKAVQALGAQITSPGYAQPYDTKVGDKDFHPVADRDYVEKAHGMNIKVLPWTVNDKETIKYFIDNAGVDGLITDYPKRGVEVLKELS, from the coding sequence ATGAGAACTCCCCGGGCACGCATCTACACCGCAGCACTTCTTCTCACAGCCGTCGGGTCGCTTGCAGCATGCAGCAACCCTGACAACGATAACGACAACTCCAGTACCGCGCCGGCATCAGAGACAATGACACAATCCGCAGAGAAGACCAGCGGAAACCACGTCGATCTCGCAAGTTTTGACCTTCAGGCACACCGCGGTGGTCGCGGTGAGAACACCGAAGAGTCCAAACAAGCTTTTGAAACGGCGATCGATGAAGGCGCCCGCACTCTCGAAATGGACATTGTCCTTACGAAGGACGGCGTGCCGGCGGTGTGGCACGATCCAAAAATCGATGACGAGAAATGCTCTGACACCCAACCTGCCACACCGGATGATCCTCAGTTCCCGTACGTCGGCAAAAATGTTCATGATCTGAGGTGGGATCAAATCAGCACGCTGAAGTGTGACAAAAAGCTCGCTGATTTCCCTGATCAGAAGGTGGCCCCCGATAACCATATCCTGAAACTCAACGACGTCTTCGACCTCGTTAAAGAAAAAGGGGCCGACGTCCGCTACAACATTGAAACGAAGATTGAGGCGGATAAACGGGAAGTCTCTGCGACCCCGGAAGAATTCGTTTCAACCATCATGGGTGTTGTTGACCAATACGGTGTTCGCGACAAGGTGACCATCCAGAGTTTCGACTGGCGGTCACTCAAACTGCTGAAAGAACAGCAGCCCGACGTCACCTTGGCCGCGTTGTACGACGAGACCACGTGGAAAAAAGGTTCGCCGTGGCTAGCCGATTACACCTACGAGAAGTATGACGGTGATGCTCTCAAGGCGGTCCAGGCTCTCGGGGCTCAGATCACGTCGCCTGGCTATGCGCAGCCCTACGACACCAAGGTCGGCGACAAGGACTTTCATCCCGTCGCAGACCGCGACTATGTGGAAAAAGCGCACGGGATGAATATCAAAGTTCTCCCCTGGACGGTCAACGATAAAGAGACCATCAAATACTTTATCGATAACGCGGGCGTCGACGGGCTTATCACCGATTACCCGAAACGAGGAGTGGAGGTCCTTAAAGAGCTCTCGTAG
- a CDS encoding phage portal protein, which yields MTGGLTQTEDDILSLLSSQVGSHRASNDRLAAYYDGTHRVRRIGVAVPRTLGDIGVVSGWPATIVDTYGDLLRMDGFISPDYPDQMRTITRRFNVPLRVSEAILDMLIFGLGLLAVEPDTTGQFRLRSVSPMSGSLLWDDATNSPVAGYRRSGVDSQGYYREVLYLRGQIVIVLQDTARIQSVQRYPIPDNGFPMFRLRNRLRTSHWSGQSEITPAVQYLTDAAARTLENMEYNSEFYASPQRWATGASPEDFGYDPDGMSEFDRVEMGWRTSIGKMLVLNGDEDDQKQPSVGQFASSPPTPFIEQVRAYSQLISSESKIPAQYFGFMTQNPPSGDSIRVWKEQLIRASEIKTELMNPDLIALAQVLASLTEFDDEVDADRLADGLEVDWRDPATASKAADADWALKLLSAGVLSPDSQVLLENLHFSAADRLRIEQENRSKRLSALAKVMAASKTDSDQSSSPNDTEDGATEAEQVPSPDENASQDAKEGR from the coding sequence ATGACCGGTGGACTAACGCAAACGGAAGACGACATTCTAAGCCTACTGAGCAGTCAGGTCGGATCACACCGAGCCAGCAATGATCGGCTGGCTGCCTACTATGACGGCACACACCGAGTCCGGCGAATCGGTGTGGCCGTGCCACGCACCCTCGGGGACATTGGGGTGGTGTCGGGCTGGCCAGCCACCATTGTCGATACCTATGGCGACTTGCTACGCATGGACGGCTTTATCTCTCCTGACTACCCCGACCAGATGCGCACCATCACCCGCCGGTTCAACGTTCCGCTGCGCGTCTCAGAAGCCATTTTAGACATGCTGATCTTTGGGCTAGGCCTACTTGCTGTCGAGCCAGACACGACGGGCCAATTCCGACTGCGCTCGGTCTCCCCCATGTCCGGATCACTGTTGTGGGATGATGCCACCAATAGCCCAGTGGCTGGCTACCGACGGTCCGGGGTTGATTCACAAGGCTATTATCGCGAAGTCCTCTACCTACGTGGGCAAATCGTCATCGTGCTGCAGGATACGGCCCGGATTCAATCAGTCCAGAGATACCCCATCCCCGACAACGGGTTCCCCATGTTCAGGTTGCGCAACAGGCTACGCACCTCCCACTGGTCAGGGCAATCAGAAATCACGCCAGCCGTGCAATATCTCACCGACGCCGCCGCCCGCACCCTGGAAAACATGGAATACAATTCCGAGTTCTATGCCTCACCTCAAAGGTGGGCTACGGGGGCCTCACCCGAAGACTTTGGTTACGACCCTGACGGCATGTCTGAATTTGACCGCGTTGAGATGGGGTGGCGCACGTCCATCGGCAAGATGCTCGTCCTCAATGGCGATGAAGATGACCAAAAGCAGCCGAGTGTCGGGCAATTTGCTTCTTCACCCCCGACCCCATTTATTGAGCAGGTTAGGGCCTATTCTCAGCTCATCTCTTCGGAATCGAAAATCCCGGCTCAGTATTTCGGATTCATGACGCAAAACCCGCCATCGGGTGATTCCATCCGCGTGTGGAAAGAGCAGCTTATTCGCGCCTCAGAAATCAAAACCGAGCTGATGAACCCGGATTTGATTGCGCTCGCTCAGGTGCTCGCTTCGCTGACTGAATTTGATGATGAGGTGGATGCGGATCGGTTAGCCGATGGCCTCGAGGTGGATTGGAGAGACCCGGCGACAGCGTCGAAAGCCGCAGATGCCGACTGGGCGCTCAAACTCCTCTCCGCTGGTGTCCTCTCCCCTGATTCTCAGGTTTTGCTCGAAAACCTGCATTTCTCTGCTGCTGATCGTCTGCGAATTGAGCAGGAAAACCGGAGTAAGCGCCTGTCTGCTCTCGCGAAGGTCATGGCTGCATCCAAGACGGACAGCGACCAATCCAGCTCGCCCAACGACACCGAAGACGGGGCGACCGAAGCAGAACAAGTCCCCTCTCCCGATGAGAACGCCAGCCAAGACGCGAAAGAGGGAAGATAA
- a CDS encoding major capsid protein: MGSSQIWTEVLSPQDLTVYANHYLTDLQANGYSLSAYFPDQLVNDIFFAWKTEEDTNRLAEVRSADAETPIGSMGGGHKATMQLPLIGQKVRINEMDQLRSFRQGNAEFQEDDMTKATETVVRAVANRVEVARGDVLTTGRVRYAENGAIVDAGIGRDKEFEVTPKKHWDDPNAPALEDIIDWAMAYEDANGTKPGTIIASPKVIQKLQVNAQFRDSANTTGELARVSSGAINAVLQDQGLPGITSYSKSVRDGNGSRRILDENTMYFLPPETQSGLLGYTVWGQTVEMNSPEYQLTGLGQIAVGAWRENDPMAYWVRANCAVQPILTNPNMAMVAHVVKPESTRKAAKVSK, translated from the coding sequence ATGGGATCGTCACAGATTTGGACTGAGGTCCTTTCCCCTCAGGATTTAACGGTGTATGCCAACCACTACCTCACTGACCTTCAAGCCAACGGGTACTCCCTGTCCGCCTATTTCCCCGATCAGCTGGTCAATGACATTTTCTTCGCCTGGAAAACCGAGGAAGACACCAACCGGCTGGCGGAGGTACGCTCCGCCGATGCGGAGACCCCTATCGGATCGATGGGCGGTGGCCATAAGGCCACCATGCAACTGCCCCTCATTGGGCAGAAAGTCCGCATCAACGAGATGGACCAGCTGCGCAGCTTCCGGCAGGGCAATGCCGAGTTCCAGGAAGACGACATGACTAAGGCCACTGAAACGGTCGTCCGTGCGGTGGCTAACCGCGTGGAAGTGGCCCGTGGCGATGTTCTCACCACTGGCCGCGTTCGTTACGCCGAAAACGGCGCGATTGTTGATGCAGGTATTGGCCGCGATAAGGAGTTCGAGGTCACACCGAAGAAGCATTGGGACGATCCCAACGCTCCGGCGCTTGAAGACATCATTGATTGGGCGATGGCGTATGAGGATGCTAATGGCACCAAGCCGGGCACGATCATTGCTTCACCCAAGGTTATCCAGAAGCTGCAGGTTAATGCGCAGTTCCGTGACTCTGCGAATACGACTGGTGAGTTAGCTCGCGTCTCTTCTGGGGCCATTAATGCTGTGCTCCAGGACCAGGGGCTGCCGGGTATCACCTCGTATTCGAAGTCAGTACGGGATGGGAATGGTTCTCGCCGCATCCTGGACGAGAACACCATGTACTTCCTGCCTCCTGAGACGCAATCTGGGCTGTTGGGCTATACGGTGTGGGGCCAGACTGTGGAGATGAATTCTCCGGAATATCAGCTCACTGGTCTAGGCCAGATCGCTGTGGGTGCGTGGCGTGAGAATGATCCGATGGCGTATTGGGTTCGTGCGAACTGTGCTGTCCAGCCGATTTTGACGAATCCGAATATGGCGATGGTCGCTCATGTCGTCAAGCCGGAGAGCACACGTAAAGCTGCCAAGGTCTCGAAGTAG